In one window of Opitutus sp. GAS368 DNA:
- a CDS encoding ATP-dependent Clp protease proteolytic subunit, protein MSAHNLTREYQSPVPPRLDDEDDDRDDPTPKPTATPVGALIQKKFLEQRKIFLWGAVTDETAKDLTEKLLYLETTGPGKDITFYMNTPGGSITAGMAVYDTIKLITSPVKIVVTGMAASMGSILLSAAKKGNRYIYPHARVLIHQPLITGRMVGPASDINIQAKEMEKLRLELNQILATASGQPFDKVAKDSDRDFYLNAEESIAYGLADKIVDKI, encoded by the coding sequence ATGTCCGCTCACAATCTCACCCGCGAATACCAGAGCCCGGTCCCGCCCCGTCTCGACGACGAGGACGACGACCGCGACGATCCCACCCCGAAGCCCACCGCCACGCCGGTCGGCGCCCTGATCCAGAAGAAATTCCTGGAGCAGCGGAAAATCTTCCTGTGGGGCGCGGTAACCGACGAGACCGCCAAGGATCTCACCGAGAAGCTGCTCTACCTCGAGACCACCGGCCCGGGCAAGGACATCACCTTCTACATGAACACGCCCGGCGGCTCGATCACGGCCGGCATGGCGGTCTACGACACCATCAAGCTCATCACCTCCCCGGTGAAGATCGTCGTCACCGGCATGGCCGCGTCCATGGGCTCGATCCTCCTCTCCGCCGCCAAGAAGGGCAACCGCTACATCTACCCGCACGCCCGCGTGCTCATCCACCAGCCGCTCATCACCGGCCGGATGGTCGGCCCCGCCTCGGACATCAACATCCAGGCCAAGGAAATGGAGAAGCTCCGCCTCGAGCTGAACCAGATCCTCGCCACGGCCTCGGGCCAGCCGTTCGACAAGGTCGCCAAGGATTCCGACCGCGATTTCTACCTGAACGCCGAGGAGTCCATCGCCTACGGCCTGGCCGACAAGATCGTCGACAAGATCTGA